AGGCGATGAAGATCGCCCAGAAGGCGATGCTGGTGTAGAGCAGCGGGTAGCGTCCCAGCACGTTCGCCACGCCGAGTCGCTCCATGTAGGCGAAGAGGATGTCGCGGAACGTGCCCGTCACCCCCTCCACCGGCAGGCCCAGGCCCAGCCGCCCCAGAGCGATCAGGTCGAAGGTGGGGAGGCCCGCCTGCCGCACCGACAGGTAGATGACCTGAAAGAGCAGCAGCATGCCGATCGAGCCGGCCATAGTGTAAACAAAAAACTTGAAGGCGGCGTAGCGCCGGTTCTCGCGCCCCCAGAGCTGAATGAGGAAGTAAGCCGGAACCAGGCTGAACTCCCAGAAGATGAAGAAGAAGAAGAAGTCCAGGGCCACGAAGAAGCCCAGCATCGCCGCCTGGAGCAGCAGCAGCAGGGCGTAGTGGGCCTTCACCCGGTCGGTGAGCCGCCAGGAGGCCAGCATGGCCACCGGGGCGATCGCCGTCGTCAGCAGCACCAGGGGCAGGCTCAGCCCATCCACCCCCAGGAAGTAGTCCACGCGGACGGCCTGGATCCAGGGGATCTTCTCCACCAGTTGCACCGCGCCCTGGCCCCCGGCGCTGGCCGTTGGGTCAAAGCGCGACCAGACCACCAGGGCGATGGCCAGGGGCACGCCCGTCCACGCCGTGGCCCCCAGGCGCGCGATCCGGTCGTCCAGGCGCAACGCAGCAGCCAGCCCCACCAGCAGGATGCCCGCCAGCGGCGAGAGGACCAGCAGCGTCAGCCAGGGCACGCCATCGGGTGAAGGGATCAAGTATGCGGGCAGATCCATAGATGCGTTCCTGAGGTGAAAATCAGCTAATCTTCCACTGGCAGCTTACGATACTGCTGCAAATCTTCTACGGAGAAATTATCGGGCGGAACAAGACGGCAATGCTTTTCTCGCATTGCAAGAATACCGGGCGTGCTGTCTGGCACTTTTGTCTCGGCCAGCAGTTCATTAATATTCTCTCACACTGCAATTGGCCAGAGATATGGCGAAAACAGGTTCACTCACACCCGTTAAACCGCCTGTTTTTACGTTAGACCAAACTTATAGCGCTACCGGGCCAGCGCAAAACAACAACCTCTTCTCGCAACTGCGCTCTGGTTGCGGTAGCGATGCGTGTGCGAAAGAGATCTATGCTTACGACCTCATAGCCCAGAGTTTGCGCTATATCTGCCAGGAGTTCGCCTGTTCGTATCATCACTCGAAAATAGGAAGCCTGATCGCCGACAACATATGCTAGCTGTGCCCCTGGACGTAAAACGGCACGCAGATCGGCAAGATGCCGTGCTATGCCCCCAAAGTAGAGTTTCGCAACTTTTGCGTATAGTCGTTCAAAACCTGAAGTTTTTTGTAATTCGGCGCGTCGAGCCTCAATTGCGTCAGCAAGATGTTGGATTTTGGGGAATGATGCCACCCATTGGTCGTCATTATCCGCCCTGTACACATTGCGAGTATTAGAGCGCAAAAGATTTTGTTTCAGAGCCCGCAGTTCTGTCTTACTCTGAATAAATCCAAGCAGTACGCTCTCAAGTCGCGTTGTTCGAGTGTAATCTTTTTCATTTGGATAAGGAGGAGAAGTGATGACCGCATCGATCGAACTGTTTTGCAACACATCTGATATTCGTCGGGCGTCTGCATGATATACTACCGCTTCTGTGCGATCGAACTGCTGTAACTGTCGCAGATCTCTCGCCATTACATAGATGCCATCTAACCAGGCGGCGATAACTGGAGCATCCAGCTTCTTTGGGCCAATCCCAACTTCTGGCCCAAAATGCAGGTTGCTAATAGAGAACGCCAGGGCTTTCGCAAGCGCGAGTCGCTGATGTCTTTCAAATCGCGGATCTGCGTTTTGTCGTAAGCAATCGAGAAGGACAAGAACCTTGTGTAATGGAAGGGGACTGATGGAGTTGGCGAGTAAGAGCTGCATAAGCTCCGGATTGATAGTTCGTAGACTCTTATCTGTAAGGTCATTCTCAGTTATTTGGTTAAGCAAAGGATTATCTGTAATCCCATCCTCTTCGAGTATTCTTAACGCAATTTCTGCCACATGCTCGGAATGTTTCACGAGACTTTCGGGATCGGGAGACCAGTCAACTTTGACCTGTCCTGCAAAATGCGCCAATGGGTTCGCTTCGAAACCTGTACTTGGAACGCCTAACTTCTTACATTCAACCAGCGTTGTGCCGGTACCGCAAAATGGGTCGAGAACACGGTGATGATCTCGGAGATCAAATCGCCGCACATAATCACGAACCAGGTGCGGAGGGAAGGAAAGCACGAAACGATACCAGCCGTGAGCAGGCCGATCCTGGTCAAACAGTTTGTTGATGTCGCCGTTGCTTACGCGGCGATCATTCGTTTGTTCATCAGGCGCTGTTGCCGGATAGGGGCTCGCTTCGCGATAATCCATCGTTTGCGTCCTTGATGTTGCAACCGCGCATCATCTAGACACGCTGCACGCGAGAGGCGTTTCCCGGCAATTTCTCTTTCCGGTGAGAAGCAGCGAGTTCCGGGCCGCTGCGAATAAAGTTCGTGGCATTGGCCCTCCAAACTTCCACAACAGGCGAAGTCTCACGTTACCGCCGCAGCACATACAGATAAAACACCGCCAGCACCACCACCCCGGCGAAGACGTAGCCCACATAATCCTGGGCCCTGCCGGTCTGCACGCGGCGGGTGTTTTTGCCCGTCGCCACCGTGCCGCCGGCCAGCGCATCGGGGCCGTCGTTGAACAGGGTGTCGTCCACAATGAAGTTAAAGCGCCCCACAAACAGGGTGATCTGGCCGATGCCGTCAATGACGCGGTTGAGGATCTGGTCAATGAAGGCCCAGAACAGGGCCAGCACTGCCACCAGGCGTCCAAAACTGGCCTGGTAGAGTTCGTCCACCCGGTACTTCTCGTGGAGCAACCGGAACAGCCCCGGCGCGCGCGTCGCCAGCGGGTCGGCGTCGCTGGCGCGGGCGAAGGCCCCGGCGTAGAACGTCCACCCCGCCGCGATGCCGCCCAGGGCCGCCAGCAGCGAGATGCCCGCCACCAGAGGGCTGAAGGGCAGGGCCTCCTGGCCCCACAGGTCGCTCAGCCAGTGGCCGCCGGGGATGGCGAAGGGCAGGTTGAACAAGCCCGCCGTTACCGCGAAGGCGGCCAGCACCACCAGCGCGGCGGTCATGGTCGGGTCCTCGTGCCAGTGGATGCCGTGGCGCTCCTCGTGTTCGTCGTGATGCGCATCGGCGTGATGCGCGGCCTTGCGGGGCGCCTCCGGGTTGTGGAACACTACCGGGTGCTCGCCGCGGAAATTCCCGAAGAACACCAGACGCCACTGGCGGGTCATGTAGAACGCCGTGAGGAAGGCTGCGGCGGTCAGCACGCTGAAGACGATCCAGTGTCCGCCCTTGAAGGCGTCGGCCAGGATCTCGTCCTTGCTCCAGAACCCGGCGAAGGGCGCCACGCCGGCCAGGGCCAGGTAGCCTGCGGTGTAGGTCCAGAAGGTCCAGGGCAGATGGGCGCGCAGCCCGCCCATGTTGCGAATGTCCTGCGCGGTCTGCTGGGCGGCGTACTCGTCCCTGTGGTGGAGGCGCTCGATGGCCGGGGTGGCCTCCATGGCGTGGATGACCGAGCCGGAGCCGAGGAACAGCAGGGCCTTGAAGAAGGCGTGGGTCAGGAGGTGGAACAGCGCGGCGACCCAGCCGCCGATGCCCAGAGCGGCGACCATGAAGCCCAGTTGCGAGAGCGTCGAGTAGGCCAGGATGCGCTTGATGTCAAACTGCGCCACGGCGATGGTGGCGGCGAAGAAAGCCGTGAAGGCCCCGATGAAGGCCACCACCCCCAGGGCCGCGCCGCCGTCGGCCAGGAAGATCGGGTAGGTGCGGGCCACCAGGAACACGCCCGCCGCCACCATCGTGGCCGCGTGGATCAGCGCCGACACCGGCGTCGGACCCTCCATCGCGTCGGGCAGCCAGACGTGCAGGGGGAACTGGGCCGATTTGCCGATGGTGCCGCAGAAGAGCAGCAGGGCGATGCCGGTGGCGTGGCTCAGACCGAAGAAGCCTCGCTCGGCGCCAATGCGCTCTAGAAACGCCGGGTTGAAGATCTCCCCCTCGTTGACCCCCAGGGTCAGACTGCCGGCCTGCGTGTAGAGGTAGACCAGTCCCAGCAGCATCAGCACGTCGCCGATGCGGGTGACGATGAAGGCCTTGACCGCCGCGCGGTAGGCTTGCGGGCGCTCATAGAGAAAGCCGATCAGCAGGTAGGAGCAGAGGCCCATAATCTCCCAGGCCATAAAGAAGAGCAGGAGATTATCGGCCATACACATCAGCA
This region of Chloroflexaceae bacterium genomic DNA includes:
- a CDS encoding NADH-quinone oxidoreductase subunit L codes for the protein MALFLQLAWLIPALPLLGCALITFTPLRHSKPASGWTAIALMLLATVLAVGLLAATAQGLALREGQVVSLAGGHGGEEHGAAKEHGAGEKHGAFAFPEPNLVQRIAWAPTGSSVFTMGLYVDTPVAAMLAMVTITATCIHLFSLGYMAANARQSRFFSFISLFTAAMLLMCMADNLLLFFMAWEIMGLCSYLLIGFLYERPQAYRAAVKAFIVTRIGDVLMLLGLVYLYTQAGSLTLGVNEGEIFNPAFLERIGAERGFFGLSHATGIALLLFCGTIGKSAQFPLHVWLPDAMEGPTPVSALIHAATMVAAGVFLVARTYPIFLADGGAALGVVAFIGAFTAFFAATIAVAQFDIKRILAYSTLSQLGFMVAALGIGGWVAALFHLLTHAFFKALLFLGSGSVIHAMEATPAIERLHHRDEYAAQQTAQDIRNMGGLRAHLPWTFWTYTAGYLALAGVAPFAGFWSKDEILADAFKGGHWIVFSVLTAAAFLTAFYMTRQWRLVFFGNFRGEHPVVFHNPEAPRKAAHHADAHHDEHEERHGIHWHEDPTMTAALVVLAAFAVTAGLFNLPFAIPGGHWLSDLWGQEALPFSPLVAGISLLAALGGIAAGWTFYAGAFARASDADPLATRAPGLFRLLHEKYRVDELYQASFGRLVAVLALFWAFIDQILNRVIDGIGQITLFVGRFNFIVDDTLFNDGPDALAGGTVATGKNTRRVQTGRAQDYVGYVFAGVVVLAVFYLYVLRR
- a CDS encoding DNA methyltransferase, with the translated sequence MDYREASPYPATAPDEQTNDRRVSNGDINKLFDQDRPAHGWYRFVLSFPPHLVRDYVRRFDLRDHHRVLDPFCGTGTTLVECKKLGVPSTGFEANPLAHFAGQVKVDWSPDPESLVKHSEHVAEIALRILEEDGITDNPLLNQITENDLTDKSLRTINPELMQLLLANSISPLPLHKVLVLLDCLRQNADPRFERHQRLALAKALAFSISNLHFGPEVGIGPKKLDAPVIAAWLDGIYVMARDLRQLQQFDRTEAVVYHADARRISDVLQNSSIDAVITSPPYPNEKDYTRTTRLESVLLGFIQSKTELRALKQNLLRSNTRNVYRADNDDQWVASFPKIQHLADAIEARRAELQKTSGFERLYAKVAKLYFGGIARHLADLRAVLRPGAQLAYVVGDQASYFRVMIRTGELLADIAQTLGYEVVSIDLFRTRIATATRAQLREEVVVLRWPGSAISLV